The Girardinichthys multiradiatus isolate DD_20200921_A chromosome 21, DD_fGirMul_XY1, whole genome shotgun sequence genomic sequence gaggaaaacctgttagaggtggCAGAAGACTCAAGTCTGGGGAGGCGGTtgaccttccaacaggacagcaGCAATAACCAAACACCTACAGCAACAATGGAATGGCTTAGGTCAGAATTTaaagtgttaaaatggcccaatcaaagaCCAGACCTAAGTCCAAATGACAGCCTGTGGCAGGATGCTAAGGTTTAtgtctctagatgtgtaaaAACATGAGCCCCAACAGACTAATCCGATCTCTAATGAAGCATTACCATTTATCGACTAGGATGTGTTGGtatatcacatgaaatcccaataaatgctTTGAGGTTTGCAATTGTGACATAACACGTTTTTCACCCATCTGTAATAGGAATCAGCACTCATACAAACAATTCATAtcagaagtggaagaaaaaaccaTGTTCTGACATTAGAGACTGCAGTAAACGTTTACATTTTACAGCGGTGGCTTTTGCTGCAATAATAGCACCATTTTAGGCCCATGGAAAGGTTGTTGGTGGGAAGTGGAGTGGAGTTGAGCAAAAGTGCAGTTGTTTAAAAAACCCTTTTCCTGCCTTTAGCCATTGTGCCTGAGACAGGGGTGTGTGGGGGGAAACGGAGGGTCACGCTGAGAGCTCGTTTCTCCTGCCTGTCAGAACTCTATCTGGTATCCAGCCGGAACTAATCAACTCCAATAGGCCTTCCCATTACCCAGGGTGCAATGGGCCACAGGCCGGGGGCTGGCCGGTGGGAAACAGAGGACAGGAGAAGGGAGAGATCCCCCCTTCCGACCAACACCACCTTTCTCCAAAACCCCATTCCTCCACACACGCAGGCACTCCATTACTCCACCAGCCCGTGCCGCACACACAACTCTCCCACTGTTTCACACTGAAGCAATAATAAACACTTGCAATAATATTTTCACAGCAGCCAACAGCCTGCTGCAGTTCAGAACCTCGTGCAGCTGCGGAGGACCCTTATACACACCACTCACACGCATGCTTGCACACACGCAAACATACACATGTCACGCCATGCACACACTGAAATTTAGGTCACTCTAAGGGTCATTTTTTTATGAGAAAGGGGTAGAAATCATTTAAAGCACAActtcttcacagaacagccaaGTGCACTATAGCAAACTGAAATAGATAATGACAACAGGTTTGGTTTACAcatcaaatgtattttatttaagcgCTTTACCTCCTTTAAAGTGAAGGAAAACTAAAGTATTACAAAAAAGTTATGTTATCCTACTGTGAAACTCTTTCAGTGAGTTAATATGTTGTTTGCgttttgcaaaatgttttgacaATTGTTTGAAAAAGGAATAAGACATAATGAAAAGGAGAGAAGGAGCCATTAAATATTTCTCAatgcagcattaaaaaaaaaacacaaaatcgaATAAACAGAGATGTGGCAAAACTTAATACTGCCCTCTGATGGCTGTAGTGCTGTACTGAAACCCTGACGgaatttgtttctttatttatttatattcttgATGGTACTGtaaaagacaacaaaataaagcaatcgGAGAAAAAAAGAACTCATATTAAGtgcttatgtattttattaagttCATATCTGTATCTGTTGCTGGAGGAGAGgtccatttgttttaatttgttgtctGCTCAGAAGTCCAGGTTTTAGGTAGCCGTGTGCAGCAAAAGTTACTTAAtgcaactaaataaataaaaaattcaatATGATAGTGAAATTGATAGCATGACCATTTTTGACATGGCCCATATGGGCTGTGACCCAGGGCGGCACTATAAAGGGCGGCACGCAAGCACCATATAAAACAAGCCCTGCCTCTGACCTGGACTACAACCAATAATAatggaattaaataaaaataagaaaactaaacaaaaaggcaaataaattgatacatttttttaaaaaggtattttatatacatgttaaaaataaatatttagaaatgtttccAATCCACCTGTTCACAGATATTACAAAGGTTATTATGAAAGCCAATGTTTTCCcatataattaataattttcttcattaaaaaaaaaaaaatgacttatGCTACTGatgaaatctatttttttttccacaaaaatcttatgaaaagatgaaaaagaaaattaagagCATAATATGGTTCCTGTTGAGTTTCTGTAGAATCTGGACTAAAAATGCAAATAAGAGCCGCACCACTTTGTTTACTGATTCAAAAAGATTACTTTGAGCGTTTGCACAAGCttcattgtgtgtttttttgagTGACTTTAGAGTCCTTCTCAGGGGTGAAGTGGGGGCACATTTAAACGAGTAAAGAAAACAGCCACCCCTTCTTGTTCCCCCCTACACCCCCCATAGTTTTGTAAATGTATTTGTGAATTCAGTATATCCAGGCTCGTACAAGACTGATATCTCCTCCACCACGCTCACTATAACTCAACGTTTGTGAGAATATTAGGAGTTTGCTCAGTTTGCTGAGTTGAACAGGAAGGTGGCGATCACATGGGAATTTTCTCCTGCCGTGGAGGAATATGCATTGAGAATCACTGGGCTGAGGTTAATCCCCATTCACCCAGTCTTTCACTCAGCCTGCCAGGGCATAATGACCCCTGGTCACCTCCTACTGCGTCGCCGCTGTGACCTCTGCCCCCAGGTTCAAGGCTCCTGTCTCCATTCTCCTTTATGTCAGTCTCCTGTCCATTATCTGCAATATTTACTTCTTTAATTTCCCTGCTGGACATTGTCATCATCTGCACCGATCAAAAGATTCACCATGAAGCTCTCTTTTCGCCTATCCCCTGGGTCACCCTAAAATGAAGCTCAAACAGTAGCTGAAGTGGAAACTAGTCAGTGTGTGTTGACCTATTTAGGATTTTTTGattcaggatattaggagcagcATGAATTCGGATCAACATCTCTTAGGTTCTGTGACGGGTTCTTTcttgaagacatgcagcaacTCTCAGATATGCTTCATCTggtataaataaacctttttagaCCAGAAACCATTTCTTAATGGGGTTTCTACAAATTGTTCCTTTTTAAAATTGCAAACTTTTCAAGCTTCAAATCTTCACATCTCTTATTAGATTTCTTGATTATTTGTGATATGTGGCtatgaatgttttcatttttctttttacagtgtTTTGGGATTAGTATCAGAGCGCATTAAGAATTGAAAGCTACAAAACCTTggagaaaatgcattttaacaCCTGAACCACAGCCGTGTGTTATAGAAATTGATGTAGATGTACATGTGTCAAGTGTAACTTGttgtttatgtatatatatatttagtgaAACTATCTAGAGACGAGTTGCTTACCTCAAATATACAGTAATAAATACTTGAAATtgatagtttattattttatcagcTCAACGCAGTGAGACCTTCATCTGGTTTGGTTGCAGTGGCTGTTCAGTTGTCTCATTATCAGAAGATAATCAGTCCTCAACTTAATTTTGTACTGATATCAGTCCAATTATTGAGATCTCAAGTTCCTTTTGTTGTAGTAATGATTTCATAAAATCTGTATCTCGAGATAATCTGATAATCTCTCATTTGTTGTGTTTAAAGATCAGTTATCTCAATATTTTGAGATAAGTTCTTGAGATCATTTAGTAGTAAAAGGAGTCaagttttttatttactgtCTTGAGTGCgataatacaataaataattaaaatgttaatagaTTAGGAGTTAATTTAGGTGTGGTAAcgattttaatatttcagtatCTCGAGATAATGTGTTCATCTGTTGTTTACGGTTTCTTTGTCTCATTGTCTAAAGATATTGCaatattttaagcttttttgtcacaataagttttaaattataattattttaattattttaaacctgATTATATGGAGTATCCTATATCTTAAATGCTTTGTTATGGCAGCTTCACTATCTAATAACCTAGAAATAATACAATTTTGGCCTGGGTTTGTTGCCATAACTGTTTCTTTACTGTTTTAATATCTTGTGATTCCAATGCTTCAGTTgttaatatatttattcattcaatATTTCCAATTAttcaatgttttaaatgttggtaTTACAGCAAAGATCTGGATGGTTATGCTGGTAAGACATCAAGCTAAAAAACCAATCATGTTTGCACCAAATTCACTCTGTCTAATAacatgagttttgttttttgttaaaaaaaaaagattgtaaatcatgatttaaaaaagataaacatATAAATTAGCAGCAGCCATTCTGTTTCCAAATATTTTCTTATGGAAAATGTGTCTGAGAAATTACTCCACCATTCATGGATGTTTTTGTTCTAGAAAAATGAATAGAAGTGTTATACTTGATCTTATATGTTATTTTCCCATCGTTCTTTAGTTTTGGAAAATGCTAAATTTCATAGTTTTTAACCCCCTGTAAGAACCCGGTCTTTAGCGCTTCACTTTCCCAATTCTAAGCATACAGACTGCAGAATATGCTGTTTAATGACTAACAAATCACACTCTGAGTCCATGTGTTAAAAGCtgtgctatacaggtccttctcaaaatattagcatattgtgataaagttaattattttccataatgtaatgatgaaaatttaacattcatatattttagattcattgcacactaactgaaatatttcaggtcttttattgtcttaatacggatgattttggcatacagctcatgaaaacccaaaattcctatctcacaaaattagcatatcattaaaagggtctctaaacgagctatgaacctaatcatctgaatcaacgagttaactctaaacacctgcaaaagatttctgaggcctttaaaactcccagcctggttcatcactcaaaaccccaatcatgggtaagactgccgacctgactgctgtccagaaggccactattgacaccctcaagcaagagggtaagacacagaaagaaatttctgaacgaataggctgttcccagagtgctgtatcaaggcacctcagtgggaagtctgtgggaaggaaaaagtgtggcagaaaacgctgcacaacgagaagaggtgaccggaccctgaggaagattgtggagaagggaccgattccagaccttgggggacctgcggaagcagtggactgagtctggagtagaaacatccagagccaccgtgcacaggcgtgtgcaggaaatgggctacaggtgccgcattccccaggtcaagccacttttgaaccagaaacagcagcagaagcgcctgacctgggctacagtgAAGCAgctctggactgttgctcagtggtccaaagtacttttttcggatgaaagcaaattctgcatgtcattcggaaatcaaggtgccagagtctggaggaagactggggagaaggaaatgccaaaatgccagaagtccagtgtcaagtacccacagtcagtgatggtcctggggtgccgtgtcagctgctggtgttggtccactgctgttttatcaagggcagggtcaatgcagctagctatcaggagattttggaggcacttcatgcttccatctgctgaaaagctttatagagatgaagatttcatttttcagcacgacctggcacctgctcacagtgcctaaaaccactggtaaatggtttactgaccatggtatcactgtgctcaattggcctgccaactctcctgacctgaaccccatagagaatctgtgggatattgtgaagagaacgttgagagactcaagacccaacactctggatgagctaaaggccgctatcgaagcatcctgggcctccataagacctcagcagtgccacaggctgattgcctccatgccacgccgcattgaagcagtcatttctgccaaaggattcccgaccaagtattgagtgcataactgtacatgattatttgaaggttgacgttttttgtattaaaaacacttttcttttattggtcggatgaaatatgctaattttgtgagataggaattttgggttttcatgagctgtatgccacaatcatccgtattaagacaataaaagacctgaaatatttcagttagtgtgcaatgaatctaaaatatatgaatgttaaattttcatcatgacattatggaaaataatgaactttatcacaatatgctaatattttgagaaggacctgtatgtgagtGCAGCGCCACCTGCTGACAACAAATTGAGCTGCACCTCTTCACCCTGAACATCCAAAACGTGAAATGAGCTGAATTAtaacccaaaaacaaaacagagagaaaatccCCAGAGAACAGGTTATGATTACAATAAATCATTCCCAGGTTACCGGTGCCATCTCAGTTGGTTAATCtgtacagtggcttgcaaatagatttctaaacattttgttacatcacaaccacaagtttcactgtattttattacaatttcatgtgatagacctacaaaaagtccatctgtgtgtagtgtaatctcagtataaatacagctgttccgTGAAGGACTCGAAGGTCTCCTAGAGAAGATTAGTGAACAAGAAGCTTCGTTGTGAAACACGGCAGAGGCTGCATTACGCTGCGGTGATGCTCTCTTTCAACAAGGTTAGGGAATCTGGCCagtgttgatgggaagatagatggaggtAAATACTAGAATGCTAGAagaaaagctgtaaaaaaacaaaaccaaacaaaaacacaaagacttgAGCTTGcagtgaaggttcaccttcaagcaggactgatacccaaaacacaacctgagAGACAATCATGTGGTTCAGAtcaaaagcatatttatgtactagaaaggcctagtcaaagtccaaataaaTCTGACAGTATGTGAAAGATGATGTTCACAGattctctccatccaatctgaaaTATGActattttacaagaaaaaacGGTCAAAACGTTTCAGTCGCCCAGTGCCAAGCTGGCAGAGCCCAAAGGACCTGCAGCTCTAACTGTACTGAAAGATGGTTTAAAGTACTGATTTAGGGAAGTCTCATAGCAAAAGCTTTGTAAGAACAGGCGTTCTACATGCATGAATGTTCTTCATACATTCAACAAGCATTTATCTAGCCGAGTTTTATTATCTCCACATTCCACTAACCATGGAACAAGCTTTAGCAGTGTTATTTTTGTTATCTGGACAAGCAGATCAGGTCCTTTTTAAAATCTAGAACACTGCATCATCTGGATTGGATTATCCTACAATCATTAGGAGCCTCTTTAAAGTTTGTAATTTTATACCTTTATTTCACTTGTACAAATTCCCAAAATTAGAGGTTTATTTGGCATCTAAACCAAACCCAGTTTAAGAAAGCACATGTCCAGTCAAAACCCTAAACCAAGAGGGTCTAAAGGCAAAAAACAATTGCTGGGTTTAATTTCTTAAACTGGGTGGACTGGACAAAtatatttatgtgacaaaaacaagaaaacgtCATCTAAATATTAACCAATTTTCTCCTTTGAAACATGGAATAAAGAGGCTGTAAACTTTTGTTCATAGACTTGGAAAATTATCTAACCCTGTTCCCACTTTTGTAGACTTTTCAAGACTGCGTGGGAACCCTGAGAAAGATGCATATGTTTAGAGATCTTGAGCTCTTACAAAAACCCAGGTAGAGGTTTATTGTCCTGCACCTTTGCAAGAAGCTCTAGATAAACCTAACCAATCCTGCTGTGAAACAGCCATTTTTACCCCTCATCACTCTGACCATTTTCGTTTCTGAATGCAACAGTTTTTGCAAgacaattttttaaactgttcaggaaggaaaaagaaaaagatgtggACTCCTCACAGAGAAACTTTTCAAACAACCAATATATAAAGTGTGAGAATGAAAAGCATTACAACTTTATTTCagttgctaaaaaaaacaaataaaaacattcagtttGTTCAGTCTTTTTCCTTGTGTCATCTCGTGTGAGCGAACAGGGAAaaccatccttccatccgttCTCTCCGTTTCTCTGTCTAAAGaggagaaagggaaaaaaagataaGTTCATTAAACGGATTCGTTCACTTTGAGAACATGGATATGATCTGAAGTTTATGAGTCTGCACCTCTAATTCTCCAGTCCGGCTCTCCAAGCCAAAGCTGTTAGAATCAGAACCAGCAGATCTGCAACACAAATATGGCCACTAATCATACTGTGCACACCTAGAGTGTAGAGATACATGTGAAAGCAATGCAGGATTTAAGTTTTGACTGTGGTCCTCTCACTCAGCTCAGCCACTCACCGTCGATGGGACCGAGACTCTCTTTCAGGTAGCAGCACCGTCTCCTCTGGGCTCTGTACTccagctgaaaataaaatgcttttttaactCTATATGGTGAGCGCAACAGAAAGCTTCGTTTACCCAGCGTACCTTCTGTGTTTGCACTGATGGCTGGTGGGAGGATGGGGGAGGCGGATGGAGAGACGCTGACCGAAATACTTTGCTTCTGCTGCTCGATAAGCTCCAACAGTCGACTCCTAGCTGCCGCACTCTGTTTGTTGAGCTCCAGCAGACGCTGCTCCACGCTGAGGGAGCTAGAGGACCCTTCCTGAAAAAGGAAACGAAGATTATCACAGTGCCGGcatgttttttatgtaaaatcgTAACCTACGCAAACCACAATCTGCAAGGAAGAAGGGATGGAAAACTGGATGGATTAGTGGATGGACCAACggaagatggatggacgaatAGAAGACCAGATGCATGGACCAACTGATGAATGGACAAACGCTGGTGGATAGAACGATCACACAATAaaattggaaataaaaaaacaagtatttttcTACACGTTCTTTTTCCATCCTGATCGAGAAGCAAaaaatacttttccagactgggTAGGAACCCTGTACACGTGTGGGTGAATTATACAGACAGTCAGCGAAAACCAAAATCCTACGCAGACATTTCTTTACATTAAATCATCTAGAAATGAGCGGTTTACCTCGTGACATTAAGTTAATAAGATCTTAAAATGAGATTTCTCATCAGAATGAGATAAGCGCTGCTCATTCAGCACAGGTAGCAGTCCGGTTATTTCACTATGTTGAGATTAGATCGTAAAATTATGTTGTGGTAACCATTACACAGAAATAATGCGATTTTGAGATCATTGTTTAACAGCTCATCTACTCACCTCAAGCAATGAGGTCCTGAAGGTTGTTTTTGCTGCGATAGAAACTTAATATTTACATTCTCTCAAAGGAATGAGAGTTTGTTACGGCATGTTTATATCATTATCTTGAAATAACGAACCCATGAGATTGTTTCATTGTAATAACTGTGTAATTATCTCATTATCTGAATGAGATGATTAAGATACAAGAGCTTGATTTCTTGAGATTTTGGGtaaatctatttattttaatacaataaTCACAACAGTGGATTAAATGTTGATCCCAATGTCCTAAAACCGAATCCAAGCCAACCAGTCTAACACTGTCATGATATGACATTGATTTAGGTACCTCATATTtatgtaaaatgcatttttttctccatagcattagttttttctcttcataaaaggtgtttttctctaaagaattgaaaaaatacaaatgcagaAAATGGGAAAATGTCTGTTTAGGCTTTTATCGAAGGTTTCTGGAGCAAATCAACGACTGAATAAGCTCACCTGAGAAGTTGCAGACATTCCTTCTGGAGACTGAAGATGCTGGCCTCTCTCTGAGCTGCTGGACCCAGATATTCTCCTCTCTGCAACACTCTGAGGCGTGACTCTGCCCATGCTGACTGGGCTTGACTTACTCTGCTTGTTGCTGCAGTTGGGCGGTCCTGTGACCCCTGACCCGAGGCTCTTTGTCTGGCTGAGCTGAGCCTTGATCAGGTGGTTCTGTCTTCTCAGCTCAGCAATCTCAGCCAGCATGGCTTCTGCAGAGGGCAGGGACTGGGGTTGATTTGAGGTGAGTGACAATGAGGAGCCAGAGGAAAGTTTCTTGAGTCTTGAGGTAGAGACATGAGAGTGGACATCTTCACAAGAACGCTGGATATCTGAAGGGGAATGCAGAGGTAGCAGATGACCTCCTGGAAAAGAAGGGAAGGAACAAAATTAGCAATTTTCAGTTAAATGTAAACGGATTAATTGAGGTTTCTTTAAAGTTACCAGGACTTTGCTGCCAGTTATCACTTTGTCGAGGTGGGGAAAGGAGGACAGCAGGAGAAACTCTGGCTTGTGTTTTCTCAAGAGGTCTCTCAACGCCAGGAGCGGACTGACAAACTGCACAGCGACGATTCATTATAACACATATACAGCAAATGTACACACCGCATTCATCTAGACTGATTTATACCATAAGACTGGGACCCTCCTTCATCAGAGTCTTTGGGTGGGTTCATCTGTTCCCCCAGCAGTCCCAGTCCTCCCATCAAGAGAACCACTGAATCCAGCTTCTGCTCCAGCTCCACTGTCTGTTGCTGTAACCCTGCCTGACCAGTTAAACGACagacaacaagaaaaacaaaacataaaggaATAACACTTGAAAAGTCTAGACTCTAGACAAGAAACCTCACTCAGTGTCACCTGCAAGGCGGCAGCCTCTTCTCTCAAGGTCATGGTTTCAGCTGTTAGAGCGTCGATAAGGCCGCGCTGCTCTTTCAGTTCCTCCAGCAGTCGTCTTCTTTCATCGGCTTCTTTCTGAGCTTCAGCTTCTCTCTTACAAAAAAgaagcaaaggaacaaataaaacatcaaatCGATGAGTGATTTATACTCTTGCTGTTGCCGCAATTGGGTTAACGTGAGAGAAGCCTTAAACCCTCCATGATGGCTCCAGAgacaaaaagtatttatacccctttacAATTCTTGCACCTTCtcacattaaagtaaaaaaaaatctatatttgtGAAGTAGAGGGAAAAGGATACgtgtattttcctttttttttttttttacagaagctgaaaattgtggcatgcatttgtattcatccatCTTTACTCaaatactcctaaataaaatccagtccaaccagctgccttcagaggtcacctagTTAGGAAATAGTCCTCCTGTTTCTAACTGATCTCAtttacaaacctaccaagacacggCCATCCGCCAAGACTGCACCAAGGCAAAGGAGAGCATTAAACACAGAACCCAGGAGGCTTGTAGCATCTTTGGAGGAGCGGTGAagctccacagctcaggtgtgaaAATCTGTCGgcaagacaactattagtcatgcactccacaaatctgcttTTTATGGAAGTGTGGTAAGAAAAAGCCTAATACAGAAAGAAAGTCATGAGAACTCCAACTTGCAGTTTTccagagcaaacatgtggaagaagatgctgtggtcagatgagagcaaAATGGATTATTTTGGCCAATGCAAAACATCATGTGTGGcagaaactaacactgcacatcaccccgaACACATTATCCTTACTgctaaacatggtggtggcagcatcatgctgtgggggaaGTTTCTCTTTGGCAGTGaaagggaagctggttagagttgatgggaagatgggtgcTGCTAAAAATgggacaatcctgaaagaaaacctgttagaggctgcaaaagaccagCCTTCCGGCAGGACTACATCCCTGACTCATAAagctagagctacaatggactggttaagatcaaagcattttcatgtgtctGAATGGCCCAGTCCAAGTCCAGACTTTCTGctttccattcatccattctgACCGAGCTTGAGCTATTCTGCAAAGAGTGGACAAAAGAAAAGCCAGTCTGTAGAGACACCCTAAAaagcttgcagctgtaactcaAGTGAAAAGTGGTTGTCCAATGtactgactcagg encodes the following:
- the spice1 gene encoding spindle and centriole-associated protein 1 isoform X2, which codes for MSFVRVGRPQQQQAKGKRPVRPKKTAAPRKDWVSTVNDLSVHKLTPAELSHRHEIHKSHNKATAQWELREKALKRRLRHPGSPAHLDQASLSIIREVFSDQLLLQDVLARSDRAMAVVKDLFGDAPRRQTGQFSVTVAPNCDSDFELPVLQKPDPPTQLSLLSQSMMDQEALNEVEVSKEDDTDENTYPSCCSESRVVRRTNLRKMKAQGRAMQKHKVNQLRSHPGDKENVPVTPITSGGAPDPTALNATVAVQRVLSKQRPSDEDEKETSVVVSQVLNPDLPLRRISKHPGKTRKCVSQTLELDGSSVTSLNGDQSSLGLLQDMLGQVKADLDAVSPDTVPESAGSPEHHRRQALTGFSFALVSTLGRLVHLLRKREAEAQKEADERRRLLEELKEQRGLIDALTAETMTLREEAAALQAGLQQQTVELEQKLDSVVLLMGGLGLLGEQMNPPKDSDEGGSQSYVCQSAPGVERPLEKTQARVSPAVLLSPPRQSDNWQQSPGGHLLPLHSPSDIQRSCEDVHSHVSTSRLKKLSSGSSLSLTSNQPQSLPSAEAMLAEIAELRRQNHLIKAQLSQTKSLGSGVTGPPNCSNKQSKSSPVSMGRVTPQSVAERRISGSSSSERGQHLQSPEGMSATSQEGSSSSLSVEQRLLELNKQSAAARSRLLELIEQQKQSISVSVSPSASPILPPAISANTEAGVQSPEETVLLPERESRSHRRSAGSDSNSFGLESRTGELETEKRRERMEGWFSLFAHTR
- the spice1 gene encoding spindle and centriole-associated protein 1 isoform X1 — protein: MSFVRVGRPQQQQAKGKRPVRPKKTAAPRKDWVSTVNDLSVHKLTPAELSHRHEIHKSHNKATAQWELREKALKRRLRHPGSPAHLDQASLSIIREVFSDQLLLQDVLARSDRAMAVVKDLFGDAPRRQTGQFSVTVAPNCDSDFELPVLQKPDPPTQLSLLSQSMMDQEALNEVEVSKEDDTDENTYPSCCSESRVVRRTNLRKMKAQGRAMQKHKVNQLRSHPGDKENVPVTPITSGGAPDPTALNATVAVQRVLSKQRPSDEDEKETSVVVSQVLNPDLPLSQSGRISKHPGKTRKCVSQTLELDGSSVTSLNGDQSSLGLLQDMLGQVKADLDAVSPDTVPESAGSPEHHRRQALTGFSFALVSTLGRLVHLLRKREAEAQKEADERRRLLEELKEQRGLIDALTAETMTLREEAAALQAGLQQQTVELEQKLDSVVLLMGGLGLLGEQMNPPKDSDEGGSQSYVCQSAPGVERPLEKTQARVSPAVLLSPPRQSDNWQQSPGGHLLPLHSPSDIQRSCEDVHSHVSTSRLKKLSSGSSLSLTSNQPQSLPSAEAMLAEIAELRRQNHLIKAQLSQTKSLGSGVTGPPNCSNKQSKSSPVSMGRVTPQSVAERRISGSSSSERGQHLQSPEGMSATSQEGSSSSLSVEQRLLELNKQSAAARSRLLELIEQQKQSISVSVSPSASPILPPAISANTEAGVQSPEETVLLPERESRSHRRSAGSDSNSFGLESRTGELETEKRRERMEGWFSLFAHTR